The following nucleotide sequence is from Deinococcus aerophilus.
GCCCTGGTGGTGGACATTCTGGAGTTCCGGCCCTCAGGCTTCGGCTGGACGGCCAACATTCCCGGATTCGGGCTGCTGGCCGAGGAGTTTCCCGATCCGTACCTGAAACTGTGGCACTACGGCGAGGGCGCGGCGGAGTTCCTGCCCGGCATCACCGTGCCGGTGCGGCCCTTTCCCGGCACCATCGGCAACGCTCCCTCCGGGGCCGGCCACCACTCGGTCGTGCCGCCCCGGGCGGTGGGCGGCAATATGGACATCCGTGACCTGACGGCCGGCTCGACCCTGCATCTGCCGGTGGCCGTGCCCGGCGCCCTGTTCTCGGTGGGAGACACCCACGCGGCCCAGGGCGACGGCGAGGTCTGCGGCACCGCCATCGAGTCGGCCATGCACGTCACCCTGCGCTTCACCCTGAAAAAACAGGCACACCTCAAGACGCCTCGCTTCTCGACCCCGGGCCCCGTCACCGGGCACATCGACCACAAGGGCTACCACGTCACAA
It contains:
- a CDS encoding acetamidase/formamidase family protein, which encodes MTARPRCTIHDHHYGWDNSLPPALEVESGETIEFEVVDSGGGQFTPRSTHADVTALDFSRINPVTGPVHVRGAQPGDALVVDILEFRPSGFGWTANIPGFGLLAEEFPDPYLKLWHYGEGAAEFLPGITVPVRPFPGTIGNAPSGAGHHSVVPPRAVGGNMDIRDLTAGSTLHLPVAVPGALFSVGDTHAAQGDGEVCGTAIESAMHVTLRFTLKKQAHLKTPRFSTPGPVTGHIDHKGYHVTTGLGPDLYAAAQDATRAMIEFMTAEYDLGPQDAYLLCSVAADLRISEIVDAPNWLVGLYLPRSIFR